A genomic segment from Mycosarcoma maydis chromosome 13, whole genome shotgun sequence encodes:
- a CDS encoding uncharacterized protein (related to GTPase-activating protein beta-chimerin) gives MNSDYQSPNAHEGAWLGGSADHLSIDPQRLNPHAHAVASTHFGTSPGNQSDLSNEAQFHHNDDLSDVSASGYENPSVNQLYSDAINMSDFDNIDRTTTTTNQPLQHPPSALVTPTLADQAVYQDARGYMGAIPASSTDLGSSARYSIQSVSTAAGLAPSTSFGEASLPSANSTATFTHAPSASISSNLNAPVVHESVPTSFDESVLRSLCDIDCAMPLLFDRIKQSMVSAREAATFLKKRAVLEEEYARGMAKLARTTFETYSLSDAKAGTFVKSWHSIVKTHETLADNRLRFATKLNEMSEELSNLSKEVDKSRKHARETGLRLEKNLQDAEVGVEKARGRFDTAAEDLERLLLLKSGESTKSGEMQSGAASVGSSGKRTLGKAIGKSGLLFKNKNPQQILKQEEEVRARTSSASDAFRREVLSTQGIRQEYFHLQLPRILRTLKENADEIDNGTQYHLARYAFLFESTVLNDGMAISPVGTDAVSASGLNGAVEAIDNRADFKLYMSNYQVAHGRDYKGPRREGPYEEGFLNTPGTTKANATTPATRAPVSERAIFGVDLAEQMARDNVEIPPILEKCSLAIEEFGMENMGIYRLSGTTSKVQKLKAKFDADWSAVDLVNDEAIQDINIVAGCLKLWFRELPEPLLTHELYPAFIEAAKIDNDRLRHIRLHERVNELPDANYATLKYLMAHLDRVKSVEHLNQMSASNLAIVFGPTLLSAATNGEHASAPNGGGLQIHDMSFQCRAVETILEKYREIFVDDGDE, from the exons ATGAACTCGGATTACCAATCCCCCAACGCGCATGAAGGCGCCTGGCTAGGTGGCTCTGCTGATCATCTCAGCATCGATCCGCAACGCCTCAATCCGCATGCGCATGCTGTCGCTTCCACCCACTTTGGCACTTCGCCTGGCAACCAATCCGACCTCTCGAATGAAGCCCAATTCCACCACAACGACGATCTCTCGGACGTCTCTGCATCCG GCTACGAGAATCCTTCCGTCAATCAACTCTATTCCGACGCCATCAACATGTCCGACTTTGACAATATCGAccgcaccaccaccaccaccaaccagCCGCTCCAGCACCCTCCTTCCGCGCTTGTCACTCCTACTCTCGCTGATCAAGCCGTGTACCAGGATGCCAGAGGCTACATGGGTGCCATTCctgcctcgtccaccgACTTGGGCTCCAGTGCTCGCTACAGCATTCAGAGTGTTTCCACAGCCGCCGGTCTGGCACCCTCGACCAGCTTTGGAGAGGCCAGTCTACCGTCGGCCAACTCGACAGCCACCTTCACCCACGCGCCCTCCGCCAGCATCTCTTCCAACCTCAACGCTCCCGTAGTGCACGAATCTGTCCCCACCAGCTTTGACGAAAGCGTCCTGCGCTCGCTCTGCGACATTGACTGCGCCATGCCGCTCCTCTTTGACCGCATCAAGCAAAGCATGGTCTCGGCGCGCGAAGCCGCCACCTTTCTCAAAAAGCGCGCTGTACTCGAGGAGGAGTATGCTCGAGGcatggccaagctcgcACGTACCACGTTTGAAACTTATTCGCTCAGCGATGCCAAGGCGGGCACATTTGTCAAGTCGTGGCATTCCATCGTCAAGACGCACGAGACGCTCGCCGACAACCGGCTCCGTTTTGCCACCAAGTTGAACGAGATGAGCGAAGAGCTCTCCAATCTGTCCAAGGAGGTTGACAAGAGTCGCAAACACGCCAGGGAAACGGGCTTGCGGCTCGAGAAGAACTTGCAAGATGCCGAAGTGGGTGTCGAAAAGGCACGCGGTCGATTCGATACAGCTGCCGAAGATCTAGAacgcttgctcttgctcaaATCCGGTGAGTCGACAAAATCCGGCGAGATGCAATCCGGCGCTGCCAGCGTTGGTAGCAGCGGTAAGCGTACGCTGGGCAAGGCGATCGGCAAGAGCGGCTTGCTGttcaagaacaagaacCCGCAGCAAATCCTCAAAcaggaggaagaggtgcGCGCGCGAACCAGCAGTGCCAGCGACGCTTTCCGAAGAGAAGTGCTTAGCACTCAAGGCATACGCCAAGAATACTTTCATCTCCAGCTACCACGCATCCTTCGCACGCTCAAAGAGAAtgccgacgagatcgacaacGGCACGCAGTATCACTTGGCGCGTTACGCGTTCCTCTTTGAAAGCACCGTGCTCAACGACGGCATGGCCATCTCGCCTGTCGGCACCGACGCTGTATCGGCAAGTGGGCTCAACGGTGCGGTCGAGGCCATCGATAACCGCGCCGACTTTAAGCTGTACATGAGCAACTACCAGGTGGCGCACGGACGCGATTACAAGGGTCCACGTCGAGAAGGACCGTACGAGGAGGGATTCCTCAATACACCCGGGACGACCAAGGCGAACGCAACCACGCCCGCGACGCGCGCGCCTGTCTCGGAACGTGCCATCTTTGGCGTCGATCTAGCCGAGCAGATGGCACGCGACAACGTCGAGATCCCGCCGATTCTGGAAAAGTGTTCACTCGCCATCGAAGAATTCGGCATGGAAAATATGGGCATCTACCGACTCTCAGGAACCACGTCCAAGGTGCAGAAGCTCAAAGCCAAGTTTGATGCGGATTGGTCAGCGGTGGATTTGGTCAACGACGAAGCGATCCAGGATATCAACATTGTAGCTGGCTGTTTGAAACTTTGGTTCCGCGAATTGCCGGAGCCCTTGTTGACACACGAACTCTATCCCGCCTTTATCGAGgcggccaagatcgacaatGATCGGTTGAGGCATATACGCTTGCATGAAAGGGTGAATGAGTTGCCCGATGCAAATTACGCCACGTTAAAGTATCTAATGGCGCATTTGGACAGGGTCAAATCTGTCGAGCATCTCAACCAGATGTCGGCGAGCAACTTGGCGATTGTATTTGGTCCTACCTTGCTGTCTGCGGCGACAAACGGCGAGCATGCAAGTGCGCCCAATGGCGGTGGCCTGCAGATCCACGATATGAGCTTCCAGTGCAGAGCTGTCGAGACCATCCTGGAAAAGTATCGAGAGATATTTGTCGACGACGGTGACGAGTAA
- a CDS encoding Ste20-like protein kinase with effect on mating, which translates to MHPSPKRSVIKHPHQFHGAQVLPRSADALAEASAARNAPSSSYNHADPSATTPNYLQAVQGIGSTDGAFTGLASSFDFSDMSLVPQRSAPPPPSSSANRAASSLAFQPASTSNSASPTSSSTSTFANGSSSSTTAYRPQPTINTSVSALQGPRSGLPAQTGLAFSVSSLSNNPPAASPITAPSSALPWSSQNPAASGSTATFPPRPVRSNTAGPDTLHTISSVSASQTVAPVMVQRSHSSIAAHQASPSLNQSSPTLDADGPASLTTQSHFVHPSRDRERSRDGTTTPGSRNTFKSVFGGFVNSMSDVFSAQKKIEISTPYDPVHLTHVGFNSDTGEFTGLPKEWQQLLQESGISRQDQEANPQAVIDIVAFYQDATQSQGGSDVWKKMGAAKGNKAPATPRTDTSSEDGIYRVAPQPVLYEKPRTAPAPPGITHPNRPSEFGSPDLRQPPSNASTSSADTALRPSRSTPAPGAAPPPNAKTTSSSNPPPCKPSPASRAPDAPAAVSAASKNAKGPGSVPRRRETKKSTIKDSEVIAKLQAICTDADPTKLYRSLQKIGQGASGGVFTAYQVGTNVSVAIKQMNLEQQPKKDLIINEILVMKESRHRNIVNFIDSFLFKGDLWVVMEYMEGGSLTDVVTCNIMTEGQIAAVSREVLEGLRHLHQHGVIHRDIKSDNVLLSLQGDIKLTDFGFCAQIGESQAKRTTMVGTPYWMAPEVVTRKEYGPKVDIWSLGIMCIEMVEGEPPYLNENPLRALYLIATNGTPKINNPENLSNTFKDFLTTSLDVDAERRPDALGMLAHPFLKRSESLRTLTPLIKAAREQTRKS; encoded by the coding sequence ATGCATCCATCACCTAAGCGATCGGTGATCAAGCATCCTCACCAATTTCATGGTGCTCAAGTCTTGCCACGCAGTGCAGATGCGCTCGCCGAAGCTTCAGCAGCCCGCAACGCGCCCTCTTCGTCCTACAATCACGCCGACCCCTCGGCCACGACGCCCAACTACCTACAAGCCGTTCAGGGTATCGGTTCCACAGATGGCGCATTTACAGGCCTCgccagcagctttgacTTTTCCGATATGAGTCTCGTTCCACAACGAAGTGCGCCTCCTCCACCAAGCTCCTCCGCCAACCGCGCCGCTTCGTCATTGGCCTTTCAGCCTGCCTCGACCTCCAATTCGGCCTCgcccacctcgtcttccacaTCCACCTTTGCAAACGGTTCGTCCAGCTCCACTACTGCCTACCGCCCCCAGCCCACCATCAATACCTCGGTCAGTGCACTTCAAGGCCCTAGATCTGGTCTCCCAGCACAGACTGGCCTTGCGTTTAGCGTCTCGAGCCTCTCCAACAACCCGCCCGCTGCATCGCCCATCACCGCTCCCAGCTCCGCTCTACCATGGTCTTCTCAAAATCCTGCAGCGTCCGgctccaccgccacttTCCCACCACGGCCTGTGCGCTCCAACACCGCTGGTCCCGATACGCTCCATACCATCTCGTCCGTCAGCGCCTCCCAAACTGTGGCGCCGGTCATGGTGCAACGCTCTCACTCGAGCATCGCTGCTCATCAAGCCTCCCCCAGCTTGAATCAGTCTTCGCCCAcgctcgatgccgatggcCCCGCCTCTCTCACCACTCAAAGCCACTTTGTGCACCCCAGCCGAGATCGCGAGAGGAGCCGCGATGGCACCACCACTCCCGGCAGCAGAAACACCTTCAAGAGTGTCTTTGGCGGTTTTGTCAACTCGATGAGCGACGTCTTCTCGGCTCAGAAAAAAATCGAAATCTCGACGCCCTACGATCCGGTCCACTTGACCCACGTCGGCTTCAACTCGGACACAGGCGAATTCACCGGTCTCCCCAAagagtggcagcagctcttgCAAGAGTCGGGCATCTCACGTCAGGACCAGGAGGCCAATCCGCAAGCGGTCATCGACATTGTCGCCTTCTACCAGGATGCCACCCAAAGCCAAGGAGGCTCGGACGTATGGAAAAAGATGGGCGCTGCCAAAGGCAACAAGGCTCCAGCCACCCCACGCACCGACACCAGCAGCGAAGATGGCATCTATCGAGTTGCTCCTCAGCCCGTCCTTTACGAGAAGCCCCGAACTGCACCCGCTCCACCTGGCATCACGCATCCAAACAGACCATCCGAGTTTGGCAGTCCTGACCTTCGACAGCCGCCCAGCAACGCTAGCACCTCCTCGGCAGACACGGCGCTCAGACCATCGCGATCCACTCCAGCGCCAGGCGCTGCCCCTCCACCCAACGCCAAGACAACTTCGTCTTCGAATCCTCCACcttgcaagccaagccCAGCATCGCGCGCTCCAGATGCCCCGGCGGCTGTCTCGGCAGCGAGTAAGAACGCAAAGGGTCCCGGCAGCGTACCGCGCAGACGAGAGACCAAGAAGAGCACCATCAAGGATTCCGAAGTGATTGCCAAGTTGCAAGCCATCTGCACCGACGCCGACCCGACCAAGCTGTACCGAAGCTTGCAAAAGATCGGTCAAGGCGCCAGCGGCGGTGTCTTTACCGCCTACCAGGTGGGCACCAACGTGTCGGTGGCCATCAAACAGATGAacctcgagcagcaacccAAGAAGGacctcatcatcaacgaGATCCTCGTCATGAAGGAATCGCGGCATCGCAACATTGTCAACTTTATCGACTCGTTTCTCTTCAAGGGCGACTTGTGGGTGGTCATGGAGTACATGGAAGGAGGCAGTCTCACCGATGTGGTGACGTGCAACATTATGACCGAAGGCCAGATTGCCGCCGTCAGTCGCGAGGTGCTTGAAGGCTTGCGTCACCTCCATCAACACGGCGTTATCCATCGCGACATCAAGTCGGACAACGTACTTCTCAGCCTGCAGGGAGACATTAAACTCACCGACTTTGGCTTTTGTGCGCAGATCGGCGAGTCGCAGGCCAAGCGTACCACGATGGTGGGCACGCCATACTGGATGGCGCCCGAGGTGGTGACGCGCAAAGAGTATGGACCCAAGGTAGACATTTGGAGTCTGGGCATCATGTGCATCGAAATGGTCGAAGGCGAACCGCCATACCTCAACGAGAACCCGCTGCGTGCACTTTACCTGATCGCCACCAATGGTACACCAAAGATCAACAACCCGGAGAACCTATCCAACACTTTCAAGGACTTTCTCACCACCAGTCTGGACGTGGATGCCGAGCGTCGTCCCGATGCGCTGGGTATGTTGGCGCATCCCTTCCTCAAACGATCCGAGAGCTTAAGGACGTTGACGCCTCTCATCAAGGCGGCGCGTGAACAGACGCGCAAGTCGTAG
- a CDS encoding putative tryptophan synthase, with protein MTDQIKAVFAAKAVKNEAVFVSFVTAGFPTKDDTVEVLLALEQGGADVIELGVPFSDPQADGPAIQESNQVALEQGVGYTQCLDYIRQARSKGLKAPVLLMGYYNPTLAYGEDKAVQDAKAAGANGFIMVDLPPEEAADFRASCTKHGLSYVPLIAPSTSTKRIEHLASLADSFIYVVSKMGTTGATAAVSSSLPDLISKIRSITSIPLAVGFGVSTRQHFIEVGEHADGVVIGSKLIAKLREAPANTAARVEAARSYCAEITGKNEGGIQRKQPLSIKHVIEQPDSVPIPKVDGVVPADRPPVAGLDTIVDSEGKLRPPRFGKFGGQYIPEALFDAHQELEKAYLDALDDPEFWKEFEGYYEYIGRPSELYHAERMSKEAGGAQIWFKREDLNHTGSHKINNAVGQILLARRLGKTRIIAETGAGQHGVATATACAKFGMECVVYMGSEDVRRQSLNAFRMKMLGAKVVAVESGSKTLKDAINEANRDWVTNLHNTHYIVGSAIGPHPFPSIVRDFQSIIGKEVKQQLQEKKGKLPDAIVACVGGGSNAIGIFHPFVQDKSVRLIGVEAGGDGIDTDRHSATLSRGTPGVLHGVRTYLLQDKFGQITETHSISAGLDYPGVGPEHSFLKDSGRAEYIAATDEEALRGFKLCTQLEGIIPALETSHALWSAFQIAKTMKPDEDIVVSLSGRGDKDVEQIANAIANAGWAERLGWNIA; from the coding sequence ATGACCGATCAAATCAAAGCCGTCTTTGCCGCCAAGGCTGTCAAGAACGAGGCCGTCTTTGTCAGCTTTGTCACTGCTGGTTTCCCCACCAAGGACGACACGGTCGAGGTGCTACTCGCTCTCGAGCAGGGGGGAGCCGATGTaatcgagctcggcgtTCCCTTCTCGGACCCTCAGGCAGATGGCCCCGCCATCCAGGAGAGCAACCAAGTTGCGCTTGAACAAGGCGTCGGTTACACCCAATGTCTCGATTACATCCGACAGGCACGCTCAAAAGGCCTCAAGGCTCCCGTATTGCTCATGGGCTACTATAACCCAACACTCGCTTACGGTGAGGACAAGGCGGTGCAGGACGCAAAGGCTGCCGGTGCCAACGGTTTCATCATGGTCGACTTGCCACCTGAGGAGGCTGCCGACTTCCGTGCCTCTTGTACAAAGCATGGCCTCTCGTATGTGCCCCTCATTGCGCCTTCCACATCTACAAAGCGTATCGAACATCTCGCTTCTCTCGCCGATTCGTTCATCTATGTTGTCTCCAAGATGGGTACGACCGGTGCCACCGCTGCCGTGTCGAGCTCTCTTCCCGATTTGATCTCCAAAATTCGCAGCATCACCTCTATCCCACTCGCCGTCGGTTTCGGTGTTTCTACACGTCAACACTTTATCGAGGTGGGCGAGCACGCCGACGGTGTTGTGATCGGAAGCAAGTTGATCGCCAAGCTCAGGGAGGCTCCCGCCAACACGGCGGCGCGCGTTGAGGCTGCGCGCAGCTACTGTGCCGAGATCACCGGCAAGAACGAGGGAGGCAtccagcgcaagcagccgCTTAGTATCAAGCACGTCATCGAGCAGCCCGACTCGGTTCCTATTCCCAAGGTCGACGGCGTTGTACCTGCCGACAGACCCCCCGTTGCTGGCCTCGACACCATCGTCGATAGCGAGGGCAAGCTCCGACCTCCCCGTTTCGGCAAGTTTGGTGGACAGTACATTCCCGAAGCTCTCTTTGATGCTCACCAGGAACTCGAAAAGGCTTacctcgatgcgctcgacgaccCCGAGTTCTGGAAAGAGTTTGAGGGATACTACGAGTACATTGGCCGCCCCTCGGAGCTGTACCACGCCGAGCGCATGTCCAAGGAAGCAGGAGGCGCGCAGATCTGGTTCAAGCGCGAGGACCTCAACCACACGGGTTCGCACAAGATCAACAACGCCGTCGGTCAGATCCTGCTCGCTCGCAGATTGGGCAAGACGAGAATCATTGCCGAGACCGGGGCGGGTCAGCACGGCGTagccactgccactgcttGTGCCAAGTTTGGCATGGAGTGCGTCGTTTACATGGGATCCGAGGATGTGCGTCGTCAGTCGCTCAATGCGTTCCGCATGAAGATGCTCGGTGCCAAGGTGGTGGCGGTCGAGAGCGGAAGCAAGACGCTTAAGGACGCCATCAACGAGGCGAACCGCGATTGGGTGACCAATTTGCACAACACGCACTACATTGTTGGCTCGGCAATCGGCCCGCATCCGTTCCCTTCGATCGTGCGCGACTTTCAGTCGATCATCGGTAAAgaggtcaagcagcagtTGCAAgagaagaagggcaagcTGCCCGATGCGATAGTTGCCTGCGTCGGTGGTGGTTCGAATGCGATCGGTATCTTTCACCCATTCGTACAGGACAAGAGCGTGCGCCTGATTGGTGTCGAAGCCGGTGGTGACGGTATTGACACTGACCGCCACTCGGCTACGCTCAGCAGGGGTACGCCTGGTGTACTTCACGGCGTGCGTACCTACTTGCTGCAGGACAAGTTTGGTCAAATCACCGAAACCCACTCGATCAGCGCCGGTCTTGACTACCCCGGTGTCGGACCGGAACACTCGTTCCTCAAGGACTCGGGTCGAGCCGAGTACATTGCCGCTACTGACGAAGAGGCGCTACGCGGCTTTAAGCTGTGCACCCAACTCGAAGGCATCATTCCGGCGCTCGAAACCTCGCACGCGCTCTGGTCGGCATTCCAGATCGCAAAGACCATGAAGCCTGACGAAGACATTGTTGTCTCTCTCAGTGGTCGAGGAGATAAGgacgtcgagcagatcgccAATGCTATCGCTAACGCTGGCTGGGCCGAACGTCTGGGTTGGAACATTGCCTGA
- a CDS encoding uncharacterized protein (related to DNA repair protein rad9) yields MNAVISASDIKTLYSALHCLSRFSETFWLQCSSRNGEAHMRLSAINPTNSAFCMFAFDADFFLNISTESKEKIECQIQLKNILAILKTRGRNVERVSLIVSTAPACRFSMILHCQHCILKTHHFSYSPKRGLVPSADPNPRNFFSLNASTATEWLEHFLSSSRSGELCLVCTPDTCTARSKQEDLPDLKGGLRKSIATQVNIGMDEFKEYCVLEHVSMTFSLREFKATVSLAEAWRVPFEVNFSSANEPIFVRMRLESGVAAEFVIATTNAEKATQACAPDPRKLAASMARSTPRSPSPPALPYHSTPLIPIDHPDPLFFPSASQLSPHPTQQSLVQPTPVAQGGDPTEFLDPLRSRSHSPVLPTQIHPPPVARKRFKPLF; encoded by the exons ATGAACGCTGtgatctcggcgagcgaCATCAAGACGCTGTACAGTGCGTTACACTGTCTGAGTCGATTCTCAGAGACGTTCTGGTTGCAATGCAGCTCGCGCAACGGCGAGGCGCACATGCGACTGTCAGCGATCAATCCGACAAATTCGGCATTCTGCATGTTCGCTTTCGATGCGGATTTCTTCCTCAACATCTCCACCGAGTCAAAGGAAAAGATCGAATGTCAAATTCAACTCAAG AACATACTCGCCATCTTGAAGACTCGAGGACGAAATGTCGAACGTGTTTCGCTCATCGTTAGCACCGCTCCAGCATGCCGATTTAGCATGATCCTACACTGTCAGCATTGCATCTTGAAAACGCACCATTTCAGTTACTCGCCCAAACGAGGACTTGTGCCGAGTGCCGATCCGAATCCGCGCAACTTTTTCTCGCTGAATGCTTCTACTGCCACGGAATGGCTCGAGCACTTTctctcgtcgtcgcgctCAGGCGAGTTGTGCCTAGTGTGTACACCTGACACATGTACCGCTCGGTCCAAGCAAGAAGACCTACCGGACCTCAAAGGCGGTCTGCGCAAATCGATCGCTACGCAAGTCAACATCGGGATGGACGAGTTCAAAGAGTACTGCGTCTTGGAGCATGTCTCGATGACGTTTAGTTTGCGCGAATTCAAGGCgaccgtctcgctcgctgaAGCATGGCGTGTGCCGTTCGAGGTCAACTTCAGTTCGGCCAACGAGCCCATCTTTGTTAGGATGCGACTCGAATCTGGCGTCGCTGcagaattcgtgattgctacAACTAACGCCGAGAAAGCCACTCAAGCCTGCGCTCCGGATCCTCGCAAGCTAGCCGCGTCCATGGCTCGTTCCACTCCGCGCTCTCCATCCCCACCCGCGCTACCTTACCACTCCACCCCGCTCATCCCAATCGACCATCCTGACCCACTCTTCTTTCCTTCCGCTTCCCAGCTCTCGCCTCATCCCACTCAACAGTCCTTGGTCCAACCAACTCCTGTAGCGCAAGGTGGCGACCCTACCGAGTTCCTCGACCCGCtccgctctcgctcgcatTCCCCCGTCCTCCCCACCCAGATCCATCCGCCTCCTGTCGCGCGAAAACGCTTCAAACCACTCTTCTAA